AAGCTCGACTTCTTCATTGAATTCAATCACCCGGCGGTGGACGGCACCATGCAGCGCGCGGCGGTCGACTTCGGCGACGTGTCGTACGTGCACGACGTGGCGCGGGCGCGCACCTTCGGCTTCATGCAGGACGTGGAAACCCTGCGCGGCATGGGCTTGGCGCGCGGCGGTTCGCTGGAAAACGCCATCGTGATGGACGAGTACCGCATCCTGAATGCGGACGGGCTGCGCTACGACGACGAATTCGTGCGCCACAAGATCCTGGACGCGATCGGCGACCTGTACATCGTTGGCCACCCGCTGCTGGCCAGCTACGCGGCGCACAAATCCGGCCACGCGCTCAACAACGAACTGCTGCGCAAGCTGCTGGCGCAGCCGGATGCCTACGAGATGGTCGAATTCGATTCGCTCGAGGCTGCGCCGCCGTCATATGTTCGGCAGATGACGCGCGAGTGGGCCCAGACCTGAGTGCTCGATTAGCGCCGTTTCTGCGCCAGCCGGCGCAGCGCCGCCACCAGGTCCTTGTTCTGCGTGGTGTCCTCGAGTGACTGCGCCAGGTCTTCGAAGGCCTGCACCGCCGTGGGCGGCAGTTCGAGGCTGCGCATTTCGGGTTTTTGCGGCATCGCCCGCGCTACCTGTACCTTGAGCTTGACCGATTCC
Above is a genomic segment from Massilia sp. H6 containing:
- the lpxC gene encoding UDP-3-O-acyl-N-acetylglucosamine deacetylase, whose protein sequence is MLKQRTIKQVVRTTGVGVHSGTKVELTLRPAAPGAGITFRRVDYDPVVAIACAADVVGETRMATVLIKDGARVSTVEHLMSACAGLGIDNLTVDVTAEEIPIMDGSAASFVYLLQQAGVEEQDVPKKFIRVLKEVEIRQGTGSGEKWARLSPYEGFKLDFFIEFNHPAVDGTMQRAAVDFGDVSYVHDVARARTFGFMQDVETLRGMGLARGGSLENAIVMDEYRILNADGLRYDDEFVRHKILDAIGDLYIVGHPLLASYAAHKSGHALNNELLRKLLAQPDAYEMVEFDSLEAAPPSYVRQMTREWAQT